CACCGCGTTCTTGGTGATCCGGCTGCCCACCGGTGTCCCCGTGTAAGTGAGGTTCGGGTCGTTCGCGACGACGAGCTCGGGCACGGAGGGCGGAACCGGCCTCTCGTGTCCGGATTCGCCCCTCGGCCCGAAATAGACATCATCCACATAGGCGTCGACGACAGGGGTGTTGCCCGCATAGATCATGATCTGCGCCTGAGTGGCGCCGACGGGCGAGTCGAAGTCGAGGAACACGCGCTCCCAGGCCTCATCCTCGGTTCGCACCGTCTGCCAGCTGGATGCCAGCCTCGTGCCGGCATCGTCGAGGAAGTAGGTCCAGACGCTGAAGCTGCCCGACACCTTGTACACCTCGAGATTGATCTCGTAGGCGGTTCGATCCGTGACCGGCATCTCGCTGCTGATCAGACCTCCGCCGTACGAGGTCGACGTGTCGTCGACATGCAGGCTCTGCGCGCCGACGGTGGCGTTCGAGGTCGAGACCTTGAAGTAGTCGCTGCTGCGCGTCGACCACGGTGCCCAGCCGTCGAGCTCGGCGAGCGCAGCACCCGATTCGAAGCTCGCATCGATCAGCAGATTCGTGTCCGGATTCGTGGCGGCGACGGCCGACTGCTCGGCCTGGAGGGGGTTGGCGAGAGTGGTGACGATGAGTGCAGCCGCAGCCACTCCCATCAGCGTTCGTGATCGCGGGATCATGGGCTTCTCCTGTGTTGTCGGGCGTCTTCGCCGAAGAGAACAGCACAACCATCGAACTCTTGCAATCGGTTGCAGATGCAGGCTACCGTTAGTTCCATGAGCGCACAAGACCCCCGCAGACTGCGGATCGCGGTCCTCCCGCCGGACGAGCGACCCAACACCGCCGGTTACGCGCGCCAGATCGGCACGTGCAACGGCGCCGACGTCATCATGCCGCCGGCCGAGCTCATGCCTCGCTTTCGGGAGCCCGCCGACGTGGACGCGCTGGCGGCGTGGCTGCGTGAGGTGGACGGTTCGGTCGACGCCCACGTGATCTCGTTGGATCTGCTCGTGCACGGCGGTCTGGTGCCCTCACGGCTCAGCCACGACCGCATCGGCGAGGTGATCCCGCGCCTGGAGGTGCTGCGCGGGCTGCGCGCGCCGATCTCCGCCTATCAGGTGGTCACTCGCCTCCCTCATTACGACAACGCCGGTCGCAGCAGACAGGAGCCCGAGTACTGGGCGACCCACGGCCGTAAGATGTTCGCGCTCTCCCAGACCTGGGACCGACAGGCGCGGGGCGAGGCAAGAGCCGATGACGTCGAAGCCGCTCTGCATGAGGTGCCCGCCGAGTTCCGGCACGACCTGGTGCGACGCCGGATGCGCAATCACGCCGTGAATCTCGCGGCGCTCGAACTGGCCGCCGACGGCACCGTCGCCGACCTGATGATCACCTCGGACGACACCGCGCCTCGAGGACTGCCGGCCGGTGACCGCGCCGCACTGAGCACGTGGAACCAGCGACTGGACGCCGGCGCGCTGCTCTATCCCGGCGCTGACGAGGTTCCGAGTGTGCTCGTCGCCCGCGCGGTCTCCCGCGCCCACGGCGTGACCCCGCGGATCTTCGTGGGCTGTCCGGATGCCGAAGGACTGCAGCGCACCGCGCTCTACGAGGACTCCCCGATCGATCAGGGCATCGACCGGCAGATCCGTGCACTCGGAGCCGAACGAGTCCCCACCGCGGAGGACGCCGACCTCGTGTTGATGG
Above is a genomic segment from Microbacterium sp. W4I4 containing:
- a CDS encoding DUF4127 family protein, which encodes MSAQDPRRLRIAVLPPDERPNTAGYARQIGTCNGADVIMPPAELMPRFREPADVDALAAWLREVDGSVDAHVISLDLLVHGGLVPSRLSHDRIGEVIPRLEVLRGLRAPISAYQVVTRLPHYDNAGRSRQEPEYWATHGRKMFALSQTWDRQARGEARADDVEAALHEVPAEFRHDLVRRRMRNHAVNLAALELAADGTVADLMITSDDTAPRGLPAGDRAALSTWNQRLDAGALLYPGADEVPSVLVARAVSRAHGVTPRIFVGCPDAEGLQRTALYEDSPIDQGIDRQIRALGAERVPTAEDADLVLMVHAPAAEPGDWTADPITQDSSAASALVAAATSDHLTAGRRVALADVRYANGSDPTLLTMLDESRALERLEAYGGWNTAGNTLGTTLAAGVSALLDGSEAAKEARRRFLIAKIIEDARYLPTLRVQLQQEFLDRGLTEPPLDELPALGERAARDLTSWASGVHALRGVRVTNASWPREYLFTIDFDVELDQ